The Rubripirellula amarantea genome includes the window GGACTAAGACTCAATATTGTTCCCACTCAACTTGAGTAGATCCAAGAATGGACTTGTCGTTTCAGGCCTGCTATTTCTTGCCGCGGCGGTTGCTGAAAAACTCGGTCAGGATTTGACCGCAGGGTTCCGCCATGATTCCTGATATGACTTCGCAGCGGTGATTCAAGCGTGGATCTTGAAGCACCGTGTAAAGGCTTTCGACGGCTCCGCCTTTGGGGTCGCGAGCACCAAATACGACACGCGGAATTCGCGACTGAAGGATCGCGCCAGCGCACATCAAGCACGGTTCTAGGGTCACGAACATCGTGCATTCTTCCAATCGCCAATCTTCCATTGCCGCGGCGGCTTGCGTGATCGCGATCATCTCGGCATGCGCCGTGGGATCCTTCAAACTTTCGCGTTCGTTGCGTGCTGCGGCGATGATTTGATTGTCTCGCACGATAATGGCACCCACGGGAACTTCTTCAGCCCGCTCGGCTTCGAGTGCTTGCTCCAACGCACGCGTCATCCAATGGGCATCGGGGTAGAGCACCAGCCCTTCGCCATCGTCTTCGAAATCACCGTTGCCAAATTCGCCATCACCGAAGGCACCATTACCAAGAACACCGGCATCGAAGTTCGCATCTTCCACGCCATCGTCTTCGAAATCGTTGCCGTCGTGATTTCCGTCGTCAAATACTCGCAAGTTCATTGGTCTTCTGTCCATTCTTGATGCTTGGCTTTAGCAGCGTCGATTTCTGATTGGGAAAGTTTCCGCCAGCCGAGATTGCGAAACTCCGAAACGCATTGGTAGTTGGCCAAGCCAAGCGGCGTGCAGAGGTCCATTTCGAAACGCAACCCAAATTTCTGTCCCTCACGCATCAGTTCGACGACGTTGGATTCTTCGCGTTGCTTTGGGTTTTTGGGATCGGGTTCGCCAATCCACGCCTCGACGCCAAAGTCGCTCACTCGGATTCGTACGTCGTACCAAATTTCGTTTTCGTAGTGCCGGAACAGTGTGGTCGAGTTCTCACTTGCATCAAGGCCATCGATGCTGCTGATCCCCGTGATGCCACCACCCCAGCCCCCGAGAACTAACGTCAGGGCCGACTCGTCGATCGGGAATGTTACGCCACAGAAAAAGTCGATGCCCTCAATTCGCTTAGCTTGAAACTTGAGTTCGTAATTGTTCTGGGGGACTTCGCCACTGAAGCGGACTCCGGTAATGGGGTCTCCCAATTCCAAACGGATCAATGCTTGGTCATTGTTCTTCGTGATATCGACCGAGCCCTCGCCGCCGAACTGAATCGATTCCCAGTGGTTCACCAAAGGTGTCCACTTGCCGCCTTTGGGTTGGACGCTTGATTCGGCGGCATTCTCCTCCGCTAACGTGGCTGTAGCGGCAGGAGAGCTTGCCTGGTTTGGCGGATCAGCAAAACTTACCGAAGTTGCCAGGATCACGGCAATGAACGGGTAGAATGTGATTCGAAGGAGGCCGAAGCGTCGAGAAGGATTCATGGAGGGAGCCCAGGTGTTTCGATAATTCAAATTATTCAGCTCGGAGTTGGCTGAGTTCAAAGCTTCTGACTTTTTATTCTCATATCTGGTGAGCACTGCGTCGATCCATGCGACCCGTCACAAAAATTAGCATAGTGGGAATCCGGCTCGCGATCTTGGTGTTGGCGGTGTATTGGATTGGCATCTTCACCGGCACCCATCTTCCCAAGTTCGCCGACTTCTCGCCTGACGTCAACGATAAGGTCAAGCACTTTAGTGCATTCTTTGGCCTAGCGACTCTGCTTTGCTATGTCACAACGTCCCCCAAGCTGTGGAAACGATTTTCCATTATTGCGGTGGTTTGCATGAGTTACGCCGCGATCGACGAAATTACCCAGGGGCTCGTTCCCGGTCGGGTGCCCGATTTCCGTGATTTCTGTGCCGATACGTTGGGAATCCTGACTGCGATTAGCCTCTACGCGACCGCTCGCTGGATTGCCAAGACCATGGCGGTAACACGACCCGAAATGGGTTCGCAGAACGCGGCTTAAAAAGCCCGAGAATCCTGCGGCAGATGACTAGAGCAACCAACCCCCTGCTTTGCGCTTGCGTTCCCGTCAAACCGCTCGGGGGACGCGTTTGGTGAGTTTGAAACGCGACGCGGCAACCGCGACAG containing:
- the tadA gene encoding tRNA adenosine(34) deaminase TadA — protein: MNLRVFDDGNHDGNDFEDDGVEDANFDAGVLGNGAFGDGEFGNGDFEDDGEGLVLYPDAHWMTRALEQALEAERAEEVPVGAIIVRDNQIIAAARNERESLKDPTAHAEMIAITQAAAAMEDWRLEECTMFVTLEPCLMCAGAILQSRIPRVVFGARDPKGGAVESLYTVLQDPRLNHRCEVISGIMAEPCGQILTEFFSNRRGKK
- a CDS encoding VanZ family protein, with product MRPVTKISIVGIRLAILVLAVYWIGIFTGTHLPKFADFSPDVNDKVKHFSAFFGLATLLCYVTTSPKLWKRFSIIAVVCMSYAAIDEITQGLVPGRVPDFRDFCADTLGILTAISLYATARWIAKTMAVTRPEMGSQNAA